From a region of the Nonlabens sp. Hel1_33_55 genome:
- a CDS encoding methionine aminotransferase → MTRSKLPEIPTSIFAEMTQLANQHGAINMSQGFPSFPASQELKELASQAILENHNQYAPMMGLPALRLAISQMFESQHHTFYHPDEEICVTAGATQAIFTAIQATIFKDDEVILFTPAYDCYEPSIKVAGGVPIKIPMQLPEFTIDWDQVRDAINPKTKMIIVNSPHNPSGKLLTHDDMLKLETIAVENDLLVMSDEVYEFMIFDDNEHRSAARYAGLKERSFVMGSFGKTFHVTGWKTGFCLAPPALMKEFLKVHQQVVFCVNQPMQRAIATYLQQPQHYLDLGKFYQRKRDLFLNLINDSRFKFTPSESTYFQLLDYSDITDENDLAFAKALTIDHKIASIPISVFMEGRDPKMLRFCFAKEDEELVAAAKILNEL, encoded by the coding sequence ATGACACGCTCAAAACTACCAGAAATACCAACTTCCATTTTTGCCGAAATGACGCAGCTTGCTAATCAGCACGGTGCGATCAATATGTCGCAGGGATTTCCCAGTTTTCCAGCAAGTCAGGAATTAAAAGAACTGGCGTCACAAGCCATTCTCGAGAATCATAATCAGTATGCACCCATGATGGGATTACCGGCATTGCGGCTTGCAATCAGCCAGATGTTTGAATCGCAACACCATACTTTTTATCATCCCGATGAAGAAATTTGTGTAACTGCAGGTGCTACGCAGGCCATTTTTACCGCCATTCAAGCGACGATATTTAAGGACGACGAGGTTATCCTTTTTACTCCAGCTTATGATTGTTATGAACCATCTATAAAAGTGGCTGGTGGAGTTCCTATAAAGATTCCCATGCAGCTGCCTGAATTCACCATCGATTGGGATCAAGTGCGTGACGCCATCAACCCTAAAACCAAAATGATTATCGTCAACTCGCCACACAATCCTAGTGGAAAATTGTTGACTCACGATGATATGTTGAAACTGGAAACTATTGCAGTAGAGAATGATCTATTGGTGATGAGTGATGAAGTCTATGAGTTTATGATATTTGACGACAATGAGCATCGCAGTGCTGCTCGTTACGCTGGACTGAAAGAGCGTAGTTTTGTGATGGGCAGTTTTGGCAAGACCTTTCACGTGACTGGTTGGAAAACAGGGTTTTGTCTAGCACCACCAGCTTTGATGAAAGAATTTTTAAAAGTGCATCAACAAGTGGTTTTTTGTGTCAATCAACCCATGCAACGAGCGATTGCCACCTATTTGCAGCAACCTCAGCATTATTTGGATTTGGGTAAATTTTATCAGCGCAAGCGGGATCTATTTCTTAATCTTATAAACGATAGCAGGTTCAAATTCACGCCATCAGAAAGCACCTATTTCCAATTGCTGGACTATTCTGATATAACAGATGAAAATGATCTCGCTTTCGCGAAAGCGTTAACTATCGACCACAAGATTGCATCCATTCCAATTTCGGTTTTTATGGAAGGCCGAGATCCCAAAATGCTGCGATTTTGCTTTGCAAAGGAAGATGAAGAACTCGTTGCTGCTGCCAAGATTTTAAATGAATTGTAA
- a CDS encoding nitrilase family protein: MPQKLKVSLIQTQLIWEEPLKNMHAFDQKLEALYGKTDLVILPEMFTTGFSMNPKEIASSYSIYDWMKDHAMAGDFAIYGSVMFEKDTGDHCNRGVFMKPDGDFMVYDKRHTFTLAGEHEVYDRGEKPVIAEYKDWTFNLQICYDLRFPVYSRNTQDYDVLIYVANWPVPRVNAWDALLKARAIENMAYCIGVNRVGTDGTGMDYSGHSQVYDVLGHELLEQAWETEGTQTVELDKENIHLNRKKLRFLEDRDTFTLT, from the coding sequence ATGCCCCAAAAACTAAAAGTTTCCCTCATTCAAACCCAGCTCATCTGGGAAGAACCACTGAAAAACATGCACGCTTTTGATCAAAAGTTGGAAGCGCTCTACGGTAAAACAGATCTTGTCATTCTACCTGAGATGTTTACAACGGGTTTTTCCATGAATCCAAAAGAAATTGCTTCATCTTACTCTATTTATGACTGGATGAAAGATCATGCAATGGCTGGCGACTTTGCCATTTACGGTAGTGTCATGTTTGAAAAGGATACTGGTGATCACTGCAATCGTGGTGTATTCATGAAACCCGACGGCGATTTTATGGTGTATGATAAGCGCCACACATTCACACTCGCTGGCGAGCATGAAGTGTATGATCGCGGTGAAAAGCCGGTGATTGCAGAATACAAGGACTGGACATTCAACCTGCAGATTTGTTATGACTTACGATTCCCTGTTTATTCTAGAAATACGCAGGATTATGATGTGCTGATTTATGTGGCGAACTGGCCTGTACCGCGTGTCAATGCTTGGGATGCTTTATTGAAGGCTCGCGCTATAGAAAATATGGCCTATTGTATAGGTGTCAATCGCGTGGGAACTGATGGAACGGGCATGGATTACAGCGGTCATTCTCAAGTTTATGATGTTTTGGGTCATGAACTATTAGAACAAGCTTGGGAAACTGAAGGAACTCAAACCGTCGAACTGGACAAAGAAAACATCCATTTAAACCGCAAGAAATTAAGGTTTTTGGAAGATCGTGATACCTTTACTCTAACTTAA
- a CDS encoding Ig-like domain-containing protein yields MIKKYSHYLLTIVIAVLLVQCAKRGSPTGGPIDEAPPEILRSFPDNYSVNFENQRIEITFNEYIKLNELQKQLVISPPLEYRPLIKPQGGVSKKLTIEITDTLRDNTTYVLNFGQSIVDNTEGNPYPFFKYVFSTGSYIDSLSISGSISDALNVEADDYVNVMLYEVDSTYSDSIIYKETPRYVVNTLDSLTTFTMENLKAGTYRLLALKEKSSNLKFDPKVDKIGFISEPIKVPTDEIFEIQMFQPIQDVGVDRARHIGQSRIQVGIFGELDSLNIEPLDKSLISESRTTKLDKKDTLEYWYKPIIEQDSLILTTTYGTFKDTLTTRLKEDLDIDSLEIAKYGQFSLSTPLQLTANTPIVDTDPLLMNLIDKDSVPQDFAIRLDSLKNILTYSFNVQPEQRYNLKLLPGAITDFYGYTTDTITNVFTTRATSDLGNIPVTLEGGTDFPVIIQITMENLEVVASQVANSNGEYNFEYLDPGNYYIRVIYDRNNNGRYDPGNWLLNRQPEKVVYYPELIPLQANWDYITTVKLE; encoded by the coding sequence GTGATAAAGAAGTATAGCCATTATTTATTGACCATTGTCATTGCAGTTTTGTTGGTGCAATGTGCAAAACGTGGATCACCTACTGGTGGTCCCATTGATGAGGCGCCACCTGAGATTCTGCGCTCATTTCCAGATAACTATAGTGTAAATTTTGAGAACCAAAGGATTGAGATCACCTTCAATGAATACATCAAGCTCAATGAGCTCCAGAAACAGCTGGTGATTTCACCACCGTTGGAGTACAGACCATTGATTAAACCACAAGGTGGTGTTTCTAAAAAGTTGACCATTGAGATCACAGATACGTTGAGGGATAATACGACGTATGTGTTGAACTTTGGCCAGAGTATTGTCGATAATACAGAAGGTAATCCATACCCTTTTTTTAAGTATGTTTTTAGTACCGGTTCATACATTGACTCTTTGAGTATTAGCGGTAGTATAAGCGATGCACTCAATGTGGAAGCAGACGATTATGTGAATGTGATGCTCTATGAAGTAGATAGCACCTATAGCGATTCTATCATTTATAAAGAAACACCTAGGTACGTGGTAAACACACTAGATAGCTTGACCACTTTTACGATGGAAAACCTTAAGGCTGGTACCTACAGATTATTGGCTTTAAAGGAGAAATCCAGCAATTTAAAGTTTGACCCTAAAGTAGATAAGATTGGTTTTATTAGTGAACCCATTAAAGTACCAACTGATGAGATCTTTGAAATCCAAATGTTTCAACCTATCCAGGATGTAGGCGTGGATCGAGCCAGACACATAGGTCAAAGCCGAATTCAAGTAGGGATTTTTGGCGAACTGGATAGTTTGAATATCGAACCGCTAGATAAATCGCTTATAAGCGAGAGCAGAACAACCAAACTAGACAAGAAGGACACGCTAGAATACTGGTACAAGCCCATTATTGAGCAGGACAGTTTGATATTAACTACTACTTATGGAACCTTTAAGGATACACTTACTACGCGATTAAAAGAAGATCTAGATATTGATAGTCTTGAGATTGCAAAGTATGGGCAGTTCTCACTTAGTACTCCACTGCAACTTACTGCTAATACGCCCATAGTGGATACCGATCCGCTTTTGATGAACTTAATAGACAAGGATTCTGTACCACAGGATTTTGCAATACGACTGGACTCACTTAAAAATATATTGACGTATTCTTTTAACGTGCAGCCAGAGCAGCGCTATAATTTGAAATTGTTGCCAGGCGCTATCACAGACTTTTACGGCTATACTACAGATACCATTACCAATGTATTTACCACTAGAGCCACATCAGACCTTGGGAACATTCCCGTAACTCTCGAGGGTGGAACTGATTTTCCAGTAATTATCCAGATTACCATGGAAAATCTAGAAGTTGTTGCCAGCCAGGTCGCAAATTCTAATGGCGAGTATAATTTTGAATATCTCGATCCAGGGAACTATTATATTAGAGTGATCTATGATCGTAATAATAACGGTAGGTACGATCCAGGAAACTGGCTGTTGAACCGCCAACCCGAAAAGGTGGTATATTATCCAGAATTAATCCCGCTGCAGGCCAACTGGGATTATATCACCACTGTTAAGTTAGAGTAA
- a CDS encoding ComF family protein — protein sequence MQSLVRDFVNLFYPVTCTGCDLSLSSGEETLCTQCRMLLPLAFNDLRHNDKMRELFYARIPLEHLTSLLYYEKIGTVQRLIHALKYQKQEEIGVFLGKWMGSLMSQDQRFEDIDLVVAVPVHPIRLRERGYNQVTKFGECIADGLGVRFRESVLTKNRNTMKQAQLDQRHRSDESKSPYSMNENIVENQHVLLVDDVVTTGTTLTLCARELLKIEGTRISMATMGISV from the coding sequence ATGCAGTCGTTAGTTCGGGATTTTGTTAATCTATTTTATCCGGTAACATGTACAGGTTGTGATTTATCACTTTCAAGCGGCGAGGAGACCTTGTGTACCCAGTGCCGCATGCTATTACCATTGGCTTTCAACGACTTGCGCCATAACGATAAAATGCGGGAATTATTTTATGCCCGTATTCCTTTAGAACATCTAACTAGTCTGTTGTATTATGAAAAAATAGGAACTGTGCAGCGTTTGATTCATGCGCTCAAATATCAAAAGCAGGAAGAAATAGGTGTCTTTTTAGGTAAATGGATGGGCAGTCTCATGTCTCAGGACCAACGTTTTGAAGATATTGATCTGGTGGTTGCAGTTCCTGTTCACCCAATAAGATTGCGTGAAAGAGGATATAATCAAGTCACAAAGTTTGGTGAATGCATTGCAGATGGATTAGGAGTCCGCTTTCGCGAAAGCGTGCTCACCAAAAATCGCAACACAATGAAACAGGCACAATTGGATCAAAGGCATCGCAGTGACGAGAGTAAATCACCCTATTCCATGAATGAAAACATTGTGGAAAACCAGCATGTTTTGTTGGTAGATGATGTCGTCACCACGGGAACTACTTTGACTTTATGTGCTAGAGAATTACTGAAAATTGAGGGTACTCGCATTTCTATGGCGACGATGGGAATATCGGTGTAA
- a CDS encoding glycine--tRNA ligase, with product MANNDQDQFKKVLSHAKEYGYVFQSSEIYDGLQAVYDYGQNGAELKKNIREYWWQAMTQLNQDIVGIDAAIFMHPTTWKASGHVDAFNDPLIDNKDSKKRYRADVLIEDYCEKHLQKANKEIEKAAKRFGEDFDAKLYSETNPRVVGYLKKSKEPVERLAKLLQAEDLAGVKALIEELDIADPDTGSKNWTDVRQFNLMFGTKIGASADTATDLYLRPETAQGIFVNFLNVQKSGRMKIPFGIAQTGKAFRNEIVARQFIFRQREFEQMEMQYFVKPGTELEWFEVWKEKRMAWHNSLGLGAESYRFHDHEKLAHYANAATDIEFDFPFGFKELEGIHSRTDFDLKAHEEHSGKKLQFFDHEENKNYVPYVIETSIGLDRMFLAVFSNSLMDETLEDGSERTVLKIPAVLAPVKAAILPLLKKDGLPEIAEEIIEDLKWSMKVQYDEKDAIGRRYRRQDANGTPFCITIDHDTKEDNAVTVRDRDTMEQERIAIKDLKSYLEKRVAMSEWLRKI from the coding sequence ATGGCAAACAACGATCAAGATCAGTTCAAGAAAGTACTCTCGCATGCAAAAGAGTATGGTTATGTATTCCAATCCAGTGAGATTTACGACGGCTTACAGGCCGTTTATGACTACGGTCAAAATGGCGCGGAATTAAAGAAAAACATACGCGAGTACTGGTGGCAAGCGATGACGCAGCTCAATCAAGACATTGTCGGGATTGATGCAGCGATTTTTATGCACCCAACGACTTGGAAAGCTTCTGGTCACGTTGATGCCTTTAACGATCCTTTGATCGACAACAAAGATTCTAAAAAGCGCTACCGCGCAGACGTTCTAATTGAGGATTATTGCGAGAAACACCTTCAAAAAGCCAATAAAGAGATTGAAAAAGCTGCCAAAAGATTTGGTGAAGATTTTGACGCTAAGCTTTACAGCGAGACCAATCCGCGAGTGGTTGGATATTTGAAAAAGTCAAAAGAACCAGTGGAGCGATTAGCAAAGCTATTGCAAGCTGAGGATCTCGCTGGAGTTAAAGCTTTGATTGAAGAACTGGATATCGCAGATCCTGATACCGGTTCAAAAAACTGGACGGATGTACGCCAATTCAACCTCATGTTTGGTACTAAAATAGGTGCCAGCGCAGACACCGCAACAGATTTGTACTTACGTCCAGAAACAGCTCAAGGGATTTTTGTCAACTTCTTAAACGTTCAAAAATCGGGTCGCATGAAGATTCCGTTTGGGATCGCACAGACTGGAAAAGCCTTTAGAAACGAGATTGTTGCACGTCAGTTCATATTCCGCCAGCGAGAATTTGAGCAGATGGAAATGCAATACTTTGTCAAGCCAGGAACTGAACTGGAATGGTTTGAGGTATGGAAAGAGAAACGCATGGCGTGGCACAATTCATTAGGATTGGGAGCTGAAAGCTACCGTTTCCATGACCATGAAAAACTAGCGCATTATGCTAATGCCGCTACTGACATTGAATTTGATTTCCCTTTTGGATTTAAGGAACTGGAAGGAATTCACTCCAGAACAGACTTTGACTTGAAGGCACATGAAGAACACAGCGGTAAAAAGCTGCAGTTCTTTGATCACGAAGAGAACAAAAACTATGTTCCATACGTGATTGAAACATCCATAGGACTTGACAGAATGTTCCTTGCGGTATTCTCTAACTCACTAATGGATGAAACTCTAGAAGATGGATCTGAACGTACAGTTCTTAAAATCCCTGCGGTTTTAGCTCCTGTAAAAGCAGCAATCCTACCATTACTTAAAAAAGACGGTCTTCCTGAAATCGCAGAAGAAATCATTGAAGATCTCAAATGGTCGATGAAAGTCCAGTATGATGAAAAGGACGCCATAGGGCGTCGTTACAGACGCCAGGACGCCAACGGGACGCCTTTTTGTATAACTATTGATCACGATACCAAAGAAGACAACGCAGTAACCGTGCGCGATCGTGATACGATGGAACAAGAACGTATTGCGATAAAAGATTTGAAATCTTACTTAGAGAAGCGTGTGGCGATGAGTGAGTGGTTGAGGAAGATATAG
- a CDS encoding tetratricopeptide repeat protein produces MRFFKNVDSNHQHKLAVEELNRGRVNNALELLNQSLEKHGDHLASLQLRANIYSNLNIWDKTLLDYLKIKSLESNFSNINLWIGNSYFFIRNYKLAIEYLSLHINVYSGYFEAYLNRGYSFMALGKNNDALEDFDCAINIVPRNIQLHVAKANILEELHEYEKALQSFDKAIKLESEESSTFSSLLNKIDFLQRINEIDKAISILSDVINDNPYNPSLYLKRGNLNKAIDEFELAKKDYQIVLNYGVFEVKNLIRTLSQQ; encoded by the coding sequence ATGCGTTTTTTCAAAAATGTAGACTCAAATCATCAACATAAATTAGCTGTCGAAGAATTAAATCGTGGAAGAGTTAATAATGCTTTAGAACTGTTAAATCAATCGTTAGAGAAACATGGCGATCATTTAGCAAGTCTGCAGTTAAGAGCGAATATCTATTCGAATTTGAATATCTGGGACAAAACATTATTAGACTATTTGAAAATTAAATCACTGGAATCGAACTTTTCCAATATAAACTTATGGATAGGCAATAGTTATTTTTTCATTAGGAATTACAAACTCGCAATAGAATATCTGTCATTGCACATTAATGTATATTCTGGTTATTTTGAAGCCTATTTAAACAGAGGCTACTCTTTCATGGCACTTGGAAAAAACAATGATGCACTTGAAGATTTTGATTGTGCGATAAATATTGTTCCCAGAAATATCCAACTTCACGTTGCCAAAGCAAACATCTTAGAGGAATTACATGAATACGAAAAAGCTTTGCAGAGTTTTGATAAAGCAATAAAACTAGAGTCAGAAGAATCATCAACTTTTAGCTCATTGTTAAATAAAATTGATTTTTTACAGAGAATCAATGAAATAGATAAAGCAATTTCAATTTTATCTGACGTAATAAATGATAATCCGTATAACCCAAGTTTATATTTAAAACGTGGAAATTTGAATAAAGCAATTGATGAATTTGAGCTAGCTAAAAAAGATTATCAAATTGTATTAAATTATGGTGTCTTTGAGGTAAAGAATTTAATAAGAACATTATCCCAGCAATAA